One window of the Triticum dicoccoides isolate Atlit2015 ecotype Zavitan chromosome 3B, WEW_v2.0, whole genome shotgun sequence genome contains the following:
- the LOC119276884 gene encoding BURP domain-containing protein 3-like, whose amino-acid sequence MDRLVAAGILGFLLIASVGSHAARAPEQYWKSALPNTPMPSSLSQLLNNQAGGTSVNIGSGGVHVDAGHGMPGGTTVDVGKGGVGVNVKPGSAKPGRTTVGVGKGGVGVNVKPGYGKPGGTTVGVGKGGVGVNVKPGGGTTVGVGKGGAGVNVKPAYGKPGGTGTTVGVGKGGVGVNVKPGYGKPGGTTVGVGKGGVGVNVKPGYGKPGGKPRGKPVHVNVSPFMYNYAATETQMHDDPSAALFFLEKDLHAGKKMNVHFMATPGAGEKFLPRSEADTIPFSSEKVPEILSRFSVPPDSVEAAEMKQTLRECEATADNGEKKSCATSLESMVDFATSSLGTSHVRAVSTVVGKEGSPEQEYTMTGVKRAAGADQLVACHAEPYAYAVFACHLTQATRAYTVSMVGKDGTAVEAVAVCHADTAGWNPRHVAFQVLKVKPGAAPVCHFLPQDHVVWTRSG is encoded by the exons ATGGATAGGCTCGTCGCCGCCGGCATCCTTGGCTTTCTACTG ATTGCGTCGGTAGGAAGCCATGCAGCTCGTGCTCCGGAGCAATACTGGAAGTCTGCTcttcccaacactcccatgccaagCTCCCTCTCTCAACTCCTAAACAATCAAG CCGGGGGCACGTCGGTGAACATCGGCTCAGGCGGTGTCCATGTCGACGCGGGTCATGGGATGCCCGGCGGCACGACGGTCGATGTTGGCAAGGGTGGCGTCGGCGTCAACGTCAAGCCTGGCAGCGCCAAGCCCGGCAGGACTACGGTCGGCGTCGGCAAGGGCGGCGTGGGTGTCAACGTCAAGCCTGGCTACGGCAAGCCCGGGGGCACAACCGTGGGCGTTG GGAAGGGAGGCGTCGGCGTGAACGTGAAGCCTGGCGGCGGCACCACGGTCGGCGTCgggaaaggtggcgccggcgtgaACGTGAAACCTGCATACGGCAAGCCTGGTGGCACCGGCACCACCGTCGGCGTCGGGAAGGGCGGCGTCGGAGTCAACGTCAAGCCTGGCTACGGTAAGCCAGGCGGCACCACGGTCGGCGTCGGGAAGGGCGGCGTCGGCGTCAACGTCAAGCCTGGCTACGGCAAGCCAGGCGGCAAACCCCGGGGTAAGCCTGTCCACGTCAACGTCTCGCCTTTCATGTACAACTACGCCGCAACGGAGACGCAGATGCACGACGACCCCAGCGCCGCGCTCTTCTTCCTGGAGAAGGATCTGCACGCCGGGAAGAAGATGAACGTCCATTTCATGGCCACCCCAGGCGCCGGAGAGAAGTTCCTGCCGCGGAGCGAGGCCGACACCATTCCGTTCTCCTCCGAGAAGGTCCCCGAGATCCTCAGCCGCTTCTCCGTGCCGCCGGACTCCGTGGAGGCGGCGGAGATGAAGCAGACGCTGCGCGAGTGCGAGGCGACGGCGGACAATGGGGAGAAGAAGTCGTGCGCCACGTCGCTGGAGTCCATGGTGGACTTCGCCACGTCCAGCCTCGGGACCAGCCACGTGAGGGCCGTCTCCACGGTGGTCGGGAAGGAGGGGTCGCCGGAGCAGGAGTACACCATGACCGGCGTGAAGCGCGCGGCGGGGGCCGACCAGCTCGTGGCCTGCCACGCGGAGCCGTACGCGTACGCCGTGTTCGCGTGCCACCTGACGCAGGCGACGAGGGCGTACACGGTGTCGATGGTCGGCAAGGACGGCACGGCGGTGGAGGCCGTCGCCGTGTGCCACGCCGACACGGCCGGCTGGAACCCGAGGCACGTGGCGTTCCAGGTGCTCAAGGTGAAGCCCGGCGCGGCGCCGGTCTGCCACTTCCTGCCGCAGGACCACGTCGTCTGGACCCGCAGCGGCTGA